The Aspergillus flavus chromosome 2, complete sequence region GCGTGATCGAGAATTTGAAAGATGCGGGAATTCCGAGATATAGGCGAGATTAGACCGTGTAAACCGAAGGGACCTGTCTGCTGATAATACAAATTTCTCTCTCTGAACCACCAGGACGAATGACGGGAAGGTCCAGTTCGGCGTCGGAAAGAGCGTGAGTGCCAAAAACTGGGCCGAACGCAGCCAAGGCGTGACAAGGAAAACCGTAGTTGAAggggatgggatgggatATAATGCAGAGCGTTAAGGTGGAGTGCAAATGCCGGGGGGTAAGATCGTCAATTAAAGGGTAGAGGATTGGTGAGGTTCTAACGGGACCCTTGAAGAGCGTTAAACAAGGGGGTtgtggaaaagaagtcgCAAGAGTCGGAAAGAGAAAGTGAAGAATGAATATCGAGACGGGTCGAAATCGACACCAACGTGTGGCTTGAGATAGCAGACCCGCTAGCGAACTGCAAAGGTTGGAGCTGTACCAGTACGGTTATGGGAGGGGTGGACAAACTGGAGGGCTGGAACTCCAGAATGGGGACGACGAAAAGGAAGTGGTTAAAAAAAggtaattaaaaaataataataataataataataatcaaaaaggaaagcaaggcAAGCGTGTCAAGGAATGATGATCACCACCACTTCTGCAGGGTAATAATAAGGTACGGACAGATTGACTTGATGGTTGTCGTGACTGCaagcaaggaagaagagaaatgaaagagaaaaagtgaGGTAGTAGTCTTCAAATCTCGAACCAACAAGCCAAGTCGAGTTTAGACAGttgggaaaaaaagaaaaagctcaGTGGAATTTCTCCAGGCGGCTCTGGGACGCTGTTTCAGAGGACGCCGGCACCCTTTGCCAGTCACTTTGCAGTCAAACCCGATTTTGACTTTGCGACCTGGACTTTTGGCTTGACTCGTTGTGGCGTCCGGCCCACGACTTAGCGTGCAGTTGGGAAATCCACCGGTCCCCTTGGGTGGTTCTGACGGGCAAATGATCGGCCAGTGCGCTTGTCTGCTTCGGGACCTAGCGTTTTGCGGGTCGATTACAGTGTGATTTACACAGGGCCACGCAGCAGTAGTGTACCTACTTGACGGACAAACCTATTTCTATTTCCCTTGgagtatttttttttttaattattccTTTCTATTTTCATTATTACCCTCCTTTTAATGGCACCCcaaaaaaagcaagaaaataaaataaaataaacaagGAATATCCTTCCAAGCACTTATGCTTCGACTGACCTGAAATTACATGAACATCTAACAATGATAATTATAATACCAACAATGACCATATCAAATCGTAAATGTACACCTAAATAAAAGTAATTACTACTAGGAAAATTAGCACACCTGCCAGATCCCTAGGAATTACTCTAAAAAATCGAATTTAACTCGATGACTAATGATGATCGGGGTTCCTCAAGAATTACTGGTTGTCCtctgatttgatttgattttcctcttatttttttctttttcacggAAGCACACGGCGGATGCGttcccattctcttcttccccaaaTTTATGTCAATTTAGCACTTTTCAGCCACATGGTGACCGGCTGTGCCACCTTTTATGTTCCACATTGCATCTTCTCTGACTGGCTTGATTAATTATTATGTTTTAGGGGCTTATTGAActgaaagaggaaggagagctTGTTCCATAGATCGGAGTTCCAGAAAGGACACAAAAAGCTCTCATTCGATGGGTGGGTCGAACTCCAATCTCCTGCGGTAACCATTCGTAGTGACAAGCGGAGGTTGTAACCGTTGAAATGCAAAGAGACTTTGGTGAAGCCATGTTTTACATGCAGATATTCACAACGGCAGGTAGTGACTACACCAATCACGAAACTTTACTGGAGCTTCTGTAGTGGGTTGCGCCTGGATGATGACATTCGTTTCTTCCCCTGCGGACCGATTTCTTGAAATACACGGTGTTTCAGAGCCACAAGTCTTAGCCTTGCCAAGAATCCTGTCAGCAGACGGAGATGGTTCGAGATGAGCTGATAGCCGCTCTGAATCAAAACGGTGGGTGTCGGACATGACTTTGACtgttaaaaattttaaagcGACATGATTTGGAATGTTTCTCTGTTTAGCGCCTTGATAGATTCGCACCTTGACATGTACATACGTAGATTCCTTTACCTCGGTTGTTGGAAAAGTATACCTGAGGCGCCAAGGCTTGAGTCTCGGGTGGTGCCTCAGGTGGTCATCTTTGTTATTTCCCCGGGCGGATGTTCAAAATAGGGTATCCAATCAAATGGAGGCGATCGATCAGAGCCAAATAACGCACCAAACCAAAGGCGGAAGTGCTGCTTAGCCCGAAATCCACCCCAAACAGCCATTGATCAACACCAACTTTTGACACTCAATCCCCTAGTCGGGTTTGTCGACAGCCTGCGGTCTGCGTGGACACTAGCAGCCGCAAGAGCTCGTTTCCCACAATGGCGCTCCGAGTCAATATCCCTCCTGCGACCCGTACCTGTCTCATCACCCTGCTTACTCTCTCGCTCCTGTACAATATCGCCCGATGGCGACAAATTGATGCCACAGGGGGGCATCCCTTAACCACGCCAGTTGTGCCCTACCTGACGCTCGTCCCATCCGAGTTCTTTTATTACCCTTGGACATTCCTTACAGCGACGTTCGTGGAGCAGAACATCTTTACGGTTCTCTTGAACGGCGCAACCCTGTTCTATGGGGGCAAGTACCTAGAGCGCGCTTGGGGTTCCCGAGAGTTTGCGAAATTCATTCTGACCATCGCGGTGATCCCAAATGTGACTATTATTCCCCTTTATCTCTTAGGAACTACCATTAGGGGTGGTTCGACCGGCGGGTATGCCTTGCTTTCCGATACCGAATGCACAACCTCTTGCGCCTTCCCTGCTGACTCCCCGTTTCCAAGCGTAACCCAAATATGTGGTGGCATGTCGATCCAGACCTCCTTCCTTGTGGCTTTCAAGCAACTTGTTCCCGAGCATACTGTGACTATATTCAAAGGCCTGGTGAAGATGCGGGTGAAGCATTTCCCGGcgcttttccttttgctGAACACGATCAGTGGCATAGTATTTGGAACGCACGTGGCAGCGATACTCTCCTGGCTCGGCCTGTTGACAAGTTGGACCTACCTTCGGTTCTTTAAACGGCAGCCGGATTTGACCGGTACATCTACCGACGGCTTAGGCTTTAAGGGGGATGCAAGTGAAACGTTTGCATTCGCATGTTTCTTCCCAGACGCAATACAGCCTCCGATCTCGTTTGTCTCGGAACAAGTTTACTCTTTGCTAGTCGCATTGAAGATTTGCACCCCGTTCTCGGAGGAGGATATTGCATCGGGCAACCAACAAGTTCTTGCGAGAGGGGAGGCCGGCCTTCCCACTCTTAACAACCACAGAGGAGGAACCAGAGGGGCGGCTAAGCGTGAAGAGGCGGAGCGGAGACGAGCATTAGCTCTCAAGGCTTTGGATCAGAGACTtcaagctgctgctgccggaAGAGCTCATTCCCCGTCTCCACTGAATCAGCAAGGCTCAAGCCAAACCCAGACTGCAACACCGACGGTACCAGCAGGCCAAAGCATGTTGGGCGAGACGAGCTATACGCCAGATCATGCTTAAATTGAAAGGTACTGCCCGCTTCGTGGTTATTCAGGAGTTAAGGAATGTTTGAGAATGGCTTGCGTACGGGTATCATATCTTGGCCTGCTATTTATGAGTGTGACATTTGAATATGGAGAATATGTAGGGTTCGGGGTGGGAAAGTTAAGTTTCTGATATGACTTATTTTGTACTTGGTTGTATGCAATGAGCCCGATATACACAAAGGCTCGTTgctttgtctttgctttGATGATATCCTGATGATGTACCTATCCCTCAAGGTCACAGGGGAAAGTTAAGCCATTATTTAACATAAAAGAGACACCTAGAACTACATAttctaaaagaaaataaaacaaggaaaaaggctATGCTACAGTTGATCAAGCCCAGCATCTTCGCGCAACCCCAGTCTTCTACCAGACTTACAGttgcttcagcttctcaatTTCTCCCCTAGCCTCCTGTAACATCCGCTCTTGGtccttcttcgcctggcGTATAGCGGCCAGCCGTACCCGGTCCTTCTCCGACTGCTGACGCATCTGTTCCAACTTCTGTagctccgcctcctcctcggcAGTAGCAGGCACGTCCTGGGCCCCGGTCACCATCTTAACTTTGTTCCAGATCTCCTTATAATCGAGGTTCTTCAGATCCAGAACGGCCGTCTTCTCTGTTGACTCCGGCGCCGGCGCATGTTTATCCTCGACCTTTGCCGCGGTCAAGGAAGCGGCATTGCTCGCCCGCTCTGCGAAGTATATCGTCAAGGCTGCCGGACCCTCTTGTTCTTGTGTTTGCTTTACGGTCATCTGGAGACCTGGGTTGTGGTACTTGAGCCGAGGAAGACAGTTTCGCCAGAAATGCCGTGCACCTTGGTGACCGCCATAGATCTTCTGAGCGTATGTGAGGTGTAGACGGGTGATTGCTGGGAATTCTTGGGTCGCAGAGGTAGCAGAGGGAAAAACGGCGGCACCGGTTCCTACGCGTACGTTAAGGATCTGTTGAATAGTCAAGTTAGTTCATGCGCTCTTAATATAACCGGGCTCCCCCTGTTGTTGTCCCAAAGTAGACTGGAGCGTTGGATGCCGCCGCGATCTTGCTAAAAAAAATTGGAGAAATGGTAGAGTTGTGGGATATTCGTTCATTGGGAGTTTTACCTTCTGTAATTAGTTAAAAACCTCGAGTCAGTCTTTGATATTCATTTATATACAAGCCATGGGGTTGGCCAACTTACGGTTTTCAGCTTCCGCATCCGCTTGAAGACATTCACCATGATGACGGGGATGGCGCAACGCGCTTTAACCTTGAAACAACAATTGGAAGAGGGGCTTTTGAAGATTGCAAAAGTTAGCTGACCCGGGGATCGATCAGCCACAACAGTCCCGAGCGGAATTGGATGGAGTGCTGCTCGGAGCTCATCTCGATTTTTGGCCTGTCGGCGGAAAGATTGAGACGATCCGATACGTGGTCATGTGACTCTACATCTGGCTTTCTTCTCGCACTATTTGCTGACGCGCTCGCCATTCAATGCATGTCTTATCGAACattaattactttttaatatagaccATATTTATGAGTCATTTACAGCAATGAAGAACTGTTCCATTCTTGACTCATGGAGTCATAGTAGAATGATAAGAGAGATATGTAGTACTGATCTTTAGATGAATGTGGCAGGCGGTGAGTAGTGTACTgccggggttcgattcccacATAATCTTTTGACTCAGAACATCGATAAAGTCTTACCCCGCGGCAGAGTTATATAAACCACTTTCGATCCACCCCCGTTCAGGGCTCTTCACTTGAGTTTGCAATACAGCAAACCATTTATTAAGAGCCATGGCCGCCGCTGCTGCTTCCGCAGCTGCGCTCGACCCGAGCAACGGCACAAAAAACACCCTCAAACTCGAAAATGTTCTATCTCctacccctcctcccccagcTTTCTTTGTCCATACGGTGCTAATTGGTGGATCCCGAAATAGACCGAAAAGAGAGATACCCTTATCGCCATCGAGAAGAAATACCAGGCGCAATGGAAAGAGAACAAGGTTTTCGAGGTCGATGCTCCCTCCTTCGCGGAGGTCCCTGAGGGCTCCATGTCCGCCGCGGAGCTCCGTGAGAAGTACCCCAAGTTCTTCGGAACCATGGCTTACCCTTACATGAACGGTACCCTGCATGCAGGCCATAGTTTCACTGCCAGTAAGGTCGAGTTCATGGCTGGTGTTGCTCGCATGGATGGTAAGAGGGCTCTTTTCCCCCTGGGTTTCCACTGCACTGGTATGCCTATCAAGGCTTGCGCGGATAAGCTTTCCGATGAGGTCAAGAAATTCGGACAGAACTTCGAGGGCTacaaggaagacgatgaggaggaggagaaggccccTGCCGCCCCCACCCAAGAAGTTAAGAAcgaacaacaagaaaagttctctggaaagaagagcaaggccGCCGCCAAGACCGTGAAGATGAAGTACCAGTTCCAGATCATGTTGGCGATCGGTATTCCCTTGGAGGAAATCCACAAGTTTGCCGACGCTGGTCACTGGCTGCACCACTTCCCTCCCCTGGCCATCCGTGATCTTGACAGCCTTGGTGCAAGAATTGATTGGCGCCGTCAGATGGTCACCACTGATGCGAATCCCTACTACGATGCCTTTGTGCGCTGGCAGATGAACCGTCTCCACGAATTGGGTAAGATCCAGTACGGTAGCCGGTACACTATCTATTCTCCTAAGGACGGACAGCCTTGCATGGATCACGACCGGACCAAGGGTGAAGGTGTCGGACCCCAGGAATATACCGCTATGAAGCTGAAGGTGAAGGAATGGGCCCCTCAGATTGCCGAGATCGTCAAGGGCAAGATCGAAGAGGATGCCAGCGTTTACTTTGTCCCTGCTACTCTGCGCCCAGAGACGATGTACGGTCAGACTTGCTGCTTCCTCGGCCCTAAGATCAACTATGGTATCTTcaaggtgaaggagaaggaataTTATGTTTGCACAAAGCGGGCTGCGTGGAACATGGCTTTCCAGGGCACCTTCTTTACCAGTGACAACTTCCCCAAGTCTCAGGATCAGTTGCCGCTTGTCGCGGAGGCTCCAGGATCTGCCTATGTTGGTACGCTTGTTAACGCTCCACTGTCGTTCCACACCGAAGGTGTGCGAATTCTGCCCATGGAGGGTGTTTCTGCCAGCAAGGGTACTGGTGTCGTCACTTCTGTGCCTTCTGACAGCCCTGACGATTATGCTACTTTGGCTGATCTTGCCAAGAAGCCCGATTACTATGGTATCCAGAAGGAGTGGGCCGAGCTGGAGATCTTCCCTCTTATTGAAACCCCAACTTATGGCAACCTTACTGCACCTGCCCTTGTTAAGCAGCTGAAGATCAACTCTCCTAAGGATGTCACCCAGCTGGCAAAGGCCAAGGAGTTGGCATACAGTGAAGCCTTCTACAAGGGTACTATGTGCGTTGGTGAATACAAGGGCGAGCCTGTGAGCGCTGCTAAGGACAAGATCCGTAAGTCTCTTTACGAGAGTGGTGATGCTTTCCCCTTTGCCGATCCCATGGGAGAGGTCGTCAGCAGAAGTGGAGATGACTGTGTGGTTGCGTACCTCGGTCAATGGTTCCTGAACTACGGAGAGAACGACGCCAAGTGGCAAAAAGACACGCTGAACCACGTCGTGAACACCCTCAACACATACACCAACGAGACCAAGAacggcttcgagaagaaccTTGATTGGCTCAACCGCTGGGCTTGCGCCAGAACCTATGGTTTGGGCTCTAAGCTGCCATGGGATCCTCAGTTCCTCGTCGAGAGTTTGAGTGACAGCACTGTCTACATGGCCTACTACACAATTGCCCACTTGCTGCACGGTGACCGCTACGGTGAGACCCTCGGTCCCTTGAACGTGAAGGCTGAGCAGATGATCGACGAGGTCTGGGACTATGTATTCACAAGACGCGAGCTTAGCGATGAGCTTATCTCAAAGAGCGGAATCAGCAAGGAAGCTTTGCAGCAGATGCGCAGAGAATTCGAGTACTGGTACCCATTGGATGTCAGAGTTTCCGGAAAGGACCTCATCCAGAACCacttgaccttcttcctttacATCCACGTTGCGCTATTCCCACCGGAGTACTGGCCTCGCGGTGTTCGCGCGAACGGACACTTGCTTCTTAACGGTGAGAAGATGAGCAAGAGCACTGGTAACTTCCTCACACTGAAGGACAGTGTTGATAAGTTCGGTGCTGACGCTACCCGTATTGCGTTCGCCGATGCGGGCGATGGTATCGAGGACGCTAACTTCGATGAGACTGTTGCTAATAGTAACATTCTGAGACTGCACACCCTCAAGGAATGGGTTGAGGAGatctccaaggatgagaCTCTGCGCACAGGCCCCGCTGATGCGTTCTGGGAtaagatcttcaacaacgAGATGAATGGCTTGGTTCGTGAGGCCCGGAAGCACTACCAAAAGTAAGCTACAAGATATCATTTTCCTCCCCTGCACCCCCTGATGAACAAATATTAACATCACCGTAGCACCGACTTTAAGCTCGCCCTGAAGTCTGGTCTGTACGACCTGGTCAGTGCCCGTGATACCTACCGTGAGGCCGCAACATCAGCCGGTGTTGGAATGCACCGTGATGTGATCCTGCGCTACATCGAGCTGCAAGCCCTCATGCTGGCTGTCATTGCTCCTCACTGGGCTGAATATGTTTGGCTTGAGATCCTGAAGAAGGTTAGTGATTTTCGACATCATCGGAAGCGCATCACTAACATGCCTATAACATAGCCCGAATCTATCCACCACGCTCGTTTCCCCGAAGTTCCCGAGCAATCACCGGAGCTGACAGCCATCAGCACCTATGTCCGGGCCACTTCCTCTAGCATCACCTCTGCTGAGGCTCAGCTCGCCAAGAAGGCTTCCAAGGGCAAGAGCGCTGGCTACGACCCCCGTAAGCCCAAGAAGCTCACAATCTACGCTGCCAAGAAGTACCCCTCGTGGCAGGAGAAGTACATCGATCTGGTCCGCGAGGCCTTCGATGGTCTCAACCTCTCCATCAACGACAAGGAGCTGAACGCCAAGGTGGGCAAGATGggtgagatgaagaaggctATGCCTTTCGTCCAGACCCTGAAGAGACGTCTTATCCAGAGCCGCGAGGAGCCAGAGACCGTCTTCAGCCGGAAGCTGCCGTTCGATGAGTTCGCCGTCCTCAAGGAGATGCTCGTCAACTTGCAGAAGACCACAGGCTGCAAGGTGATTGAGATCATCGCTGTCGATGAGGGTGGCAAGACCGGTGAGGTCGTTGGCTCCGGtgaaaagaaggagggtCTCTCCGCCGAGAACGCCGTCCCTGGTCAACCCACCTTCCAATTCACCAACATCGAAGAGAGTAACTGAAAGAGTTGATCATACATTAGATCTGCACGTGAAAGacttataaattaaaagaatatgAAAAATGCAATGGTTGTTATGACATGGTTTAATCTTCAGTCCACTCGTATAGTTCATGCTCTATTCAAATCATCACCACAAGTAACATCTCCATCTATCGAACGATTGTAAACCATCAAACAGATCTCAACACTCTAATCAACCTACCCCAAGTCAAAAAACCTTAGCATCAGCCAAAACTTCACAAAACCTAGAGTcaaataaaagagaaaacatACCTCCAAAGCCCCTCCCTCAAAACCTGCTCCTCATGCGCAAACACAAGCCTAAACCATCCACTCTCCTTCCCATGTTCTTCACCCGGATGCAAGAACACCCCGGCATCCAGGAACCTCTGCGCCAGGGCAAACTCACGCTCTCGGACCGAGCGATCAGGATAAGGAAGATAAGACGAGAGGTCGATATAGATGAAGAAACCTGCATTTCTGGATGTTGTTAGCAGCGCAGATACATGTTTATCATGGTGATGTAGACTTGATAGGATAGTTTAATAGAGAcggagaaaggaagaactgTGCATTACCCTCCTTTGACGTAATTGATGCCTTCATGGTTGAGTATTGATGTGGCGATTCGGTATGTTGATGCTAGGCTTTGGCGGGATTCCTGGGTGAATTGGGTGATGAAGTCTTGGTCTTCGAGGATGGTTGCTCCGATTGTTATGGAGGCTGTTGAGGCGTTGTGGAGTCTCCTTTTTATATGTATTACATGTTAGATGGTGTTATGTAGATTGGGTAACAGAGTTGGGAACCGACAACATCGCTTTGCAAGCTTGTCGAAGGGCCGTGTTTTGTGTGATTAGGAAGCCGAGGTGGAGGCCTCCGGCTGCGAAGTCCTGATTATCTTGTTAGTTTGGGTTGATGGGTAGGATTATATTGGTTCAGTGGAGAATGGCTTACCTTGCTGAATCCATAGAGCAAGTGAACGAGATCAGGATCGATCAGATCAGGTGTACTGATAGATAAGACCGAAGTGAAAGGGACAGCATTCGGGTCTGCCGAGTCAAAGACACAGGATGCGTATACTTCGTCACTGATGAGATGGAGTTTGTGTTTATTACAGAACCGGAGAATTTCCTTCAGTGTTTCTGCTGGGTAACAGCGTCCTGTTGCCGGTTACTACTCTGTTCAGGGCCCTAAATACCATGCAACTCATTATAGTATAGTGATGATTTTCACAGATGATACTTACCTACAGGGTTATGCGGGTTCACGATCAATACGGCTCGAACCTTGGTCCCATTCTCTTCTGCACGTTTAAGCGCTGCCTCGTACTTGTCTACCACGGCAGGGGTAAATGCCTCCTCGGGATCCGTGTCTGCGTACACGATCTGCACGTCTGCTTCAACCCCGTAATCGAGTTCAAAGCGTCCATAGACCGGTCTACTGACTAGGATACCATCTGTGGGCTCTGCCAATGTGAAGCTGAGCATGCTCCCGATGGCAGTGATGCCGCTAGCGACAATGACTGTCTCTGGCTCAATCGGCGAAAGTGGTTTCAGAATGTTGTTGAGATGGGAGGCCACTGCCTTTGGTAGACGGTTGGGTGTTGAGGAGCTTGATCCATAGCCAACGGAGTCCTCGGTAAATGTGACCTGTGTAGGCACGATTGAAGGTAAACTTGGGCATTCGGGGATATAGATGAGTAGTTCCAGTAGAGTTTAGGGTTATTGACCTTGTTGTTTATGTATTTTGCTATCTCACTCCGCATTGGGATCTATCTTCTTGTTAGTATAGTTATGTAAGTATGTTTAGAAAAGGATCTGCATACATGCTCTGCCATGCCAAATGAGATAAGCCCCGCGGGgttgctttccttgttgtatgtatgtggAGGGGCATATCGCCAGGGTATTTTTGGCAATTCGGCCTTTTTGATGCCGCGGGAGGAGAGCATTT contains the following coding sequences:
- a CDS encoding eukaryotic integral membrane protein-domain-containing protein, producing the protein MALRVNIPPATRTCLITLLTLSLLYNIARWRQIDATGGHPLTTPVVPYLTLVPSEFFYYPWTFLTATFVEQNIFTVLLNGATLFYGGKYLERAWGSREFAKFILTIAVIPNVTIIPLYLLGTTIRGGSTGGYALLSDTECTTSCAFPADSPFPSVTQICGGMSIQTSFLVAFKQLVPEHTVTIFKGLVKMRVKHFPALFLLLNTISGIVFGTHVAAILSWLGLLTSWTYLRFFKRQPDLTGTSTDGLGFKGDASETFAFACFFPDAIQPPISFVSEQVYSLLVALKICTPFSEEDIASGNQQVLARGEAGLPTLNNHRGGTRGAAKREEAERRRALALKALDQRLQAAAAGRAHSPSPLNQQGSSQTQTATPTVPAGQSMLGETSYTPDHA
- a CDS encoding 50S ribosomal protein Mrp49; the encoded protein is MVNVFKRMRKLKTKILNVRVGTGAAVFPSATSATQEFPAITRLHLTYAQKIYGGHQGARHFWRNCLPRLKYHNPGLQMTVKQTQEQEGPAALTIYFAERASNAASLTAAKVEDKHAPAPESTEKTAVLDLKNLDYKEIWNKVKMVTGAQDVPATAEEEAELQKLEQMRQQSEKDRVRLAAIRQAKKDQERMLQEARGEIEKLKQL
- a CDS encoding leucyl-tRNA synthetase, coding for MAAAAASAAALDPSNGTKNTLKLENTEKRDTLIAIEKKYQAQWKENKVFEVDAPSFAEVPEGSMSAAELREKYPKFFGTMAYPYMNGTLHAGHSFTASKVEFMAGVARMDGKRALFPLGFHCTGMPIKACADKLSDEVKKFGQNFEGYKEDDEEEEKAPAAPTQEVKNEQQEKFSGKKSKAAAKTVKMKYQFQIMLAIGIPLEEIHKFADAGHWLHHFPPLAIRDLDSLGARIDWRRQMVTTDANPYYDAFVRWQMNRLHELGKIQYGSRYTIYSPKDGQPCMDHDRTKGEGVGPQEYTAMKLKVKEWAPQIAEIVKGKIEEDASVYFVPATLRPETMYGQTCCFLGPKINYGIFKVKEKEYYVCTKRAAWNMAFQGTFFTSDNFPKSQDQLPLVAEAPGSAYVGTLVNAPLSFHTEGVRILPMEGVSASKGTGVVTSVPSDSPDDYATLADLAKKPDYYGIQKEWAELEIFPLIETPTYGNLTAPALVKQLKINSPKDVTQLAKAKELAYSEAFYKGTMCVGEYKGEPVSAAKDKIRKSLYESGDAFPFADPMGEVVSRSGDDCVVAYLGQWFLNYGENDAKWQKDTLNHVVNTLNTYTNETKNGFEKNLDWLNRWACARTYGLGSKLPWDPQFLVESLSDSTVYMAYYTIAHLLHGDRYGETLGPLNVKAEQMIDEVWDYVFTRRELSDELISKSGISKEALQQMRREFEYWYPLDVRVSGKDLIQNHLTFFLYIHVALFPPEYWPRGVRANGHLLLNGEKMSKSTGNFLTLKDSVDKFGADATRIAFADAGDGIEDANFDETVANSNILRLHTLKEWVEEISKDETLRTGPADAFWDKIFNNEMNGLVREARKHYQNTDFKLALKSGLYDLVSARDTYREAATSAGVGMHRDVILRYIELQALMLAVIAPHWAEYVWLEILKKPESIHHARFPEVPEQSPELTAISTYVRATSSSITSAEAQLAKKASKGKSAGYDPRKPKKLTIYAAKKYPSWQEKYIDLVREAFDGLNLSINDKELNAKVGKMGEMKKAMPFVQTLKRRLIQSREEPETVFSRKLPFDEFAVLKEMLVNLQKTTGCKVIEIIAVDEGGKTGEVVGSGEKKEGLSAENAVPGQPTFQFTNIEESN
- a CDS encoding pyridoxal phosphate-dependent transferase, whose protein sequence is MLPPCPNPDNIEICIICASLQESNAVCSIFDETYKSGSTDRHAQDQITNPQKYDYIMGRIAGHNVVLARLPGMGIVYSAGESHRLKERFKRIKLALLVGVCGAVPKRPDGQKISLGDVVISRDVIRYDLGKQYPFGFQWTDASGDSCMRPNGHIREFVAKLEMRREKLEQRACEFLRKTAGIPCVDQGCDLNLLLPRNPPKAETSDNKPVLHFENFASEEIVMDYAEDRDEIAQLENVIAFETIAVGVWDNLPCMIVKGVGDHADGHVSEEWEQYAAATAAACAKAILEEWITSARLNYDCVTFTEDSVGYGSSSSTPNRLPKAVASHLNNILKPLSPIEPETVIVASGITAIGSMLSFTLAEPTDGILVSRPVYGRFELDYGVEADVQIVYADTDPEEAFTPAVVDKYEAALKRAEENGTKVRAVLIVNPHNPVETLKEILRFCNKHKLHLISDEVYASCVFDSADPNAVPFTSVLSISTPDLIDPDLVHLLYGFSKDFAAGGLHLGFLITQNTALRQACKAMLRLHNASTASITIGATILEDQDFITQFTQESRQSLASTYRIATSILNHEGINYVKGGNAGFFIYIDLSSYLPYPDRSVREREFALAQRFLDAGVFLHPGEEHGKESGWFRLVFAHEEQVLREGLWRLIRVLRSV